Proteins from a genomic interval of Mycoplasmopsis columboralis:
- a CDS encoding FMN-dependent NADH-azoreductase produces MAKVLFLEGNLSKSEASYSSQMLYEFLNQYKVAHPNDEVELVNLNETEFAKTFLLNSNMSTFWTDVNSDKWINKLKEIDKVVISCSMTNFGPTAVVKNFIDGVAVANKTFSYKYSKKGEAKGLLENLSVMVVASQGAPRDWYLWGSHIEWLKGTWNFLGAKKVDTIEIAGTKLAPVNEKTPQEYAASKREELLEKARNF; encoded by the coding sequence ATGGCAAAAGTGTTATTTTTAGAGGGAAACCTTAGTAAAAGTGAAGCATCATACTCTTCACAAATGTTATATGAGTTTTTAAACCAATACAAAGTTGCACACCCAAATGATGAAGTGGAATTAGTTAATTTAAACGAAACTGAATTTGCTAAAACTTTCTTACTTAATTCAAATATGTCAACTTTTTGGACTGATGTAAATTCAGATAAATGAATTAATAAACTCAAAGAAATAGATAAAGTTGTTATTTCATGTTCAATGACTAACTTTGGACCTACTGCAGTGGTAAAAAACTTTATTGATGGAGTTGCGGTAGCAAATAAAACTTTCTCATACAAATATTCTAAAAAAGGTGAAGCTAAAGGTCTTTTAGAAAACCTTTCAGTGATGGTTGTAGCTTCTCAAGGAGCTCCAAGAGATTGATATTTATGAGGAAGCCACATTGAATGACTTAAAGGAACATGAAACTTTTTAGGTGCTAAAAAAGTGGATACAATTGAAATTGCAGGAACTAAATTGGCTCCAGTAAATGAAAAAACTCCACAAGAATACGCTGCAAGCAAACGTGAAGAATTACTTGAAAAAGCAAGAAACTTTTAA
- a CDS encoding dihydrolipoyl dehydrogenase family protein, with the protein MEKLVKKYDVAIIGWGKGGKTIAAKLGNTNLKVLVIEKDPKMYGGTCINVGCLPTKALTHLSKVLKETRKLGIKRDFELNKQAYAHAIKHKFDFVARLNKVNFANLDTKANVDLLLGDASFVDQNTLKVQSLDQEHLIQADKIIINTGAKSRDINLPGRNNPNVLLSDQILDLDVLPEKLLVIGAGFIGLEFATYFNNFGTKVTIAQNNNLFMPSEDESDAKAVLEQMQKQGIEFVFNANIEGFEESQNGVNVKINGELHNFDKVLVSVGRTPNYDGLNLEAAGVEVKNYAVAVNEKLQTSQSHIWAVGDVKGGAQFTYISLDDSRIVLPQILGKEVEYNLTNRTNVPFTSFIDPEYARTGLNEKQAKALNINYTVKMLPTAKIPKAHVIDELAGFSKVLIDENGYIIGATLFHYQAAEMINILSLAISKKLKYQELRDFIYTHPIFTESLNELLD; encoded by the coding sequence ATGGAAAAATTAGTTAAAAAATATGATGTTGCCATTATTGGTTGAGGAAAGGGTGGAAAAACAATTGCTGCAAAATTAGGTAACACTAATTTAAAAGTACTTGTAATTGAAAAAGACCCTAAAATGTATGGAGGAACATGCATTAACGTTGGATGTTTACCAACTAAAGCGCTTACACACCTTTCAAAAGTGCTTAAAGAAACAAGAAAATTAGGAATCAAAAGAGATTTTGAATTAAACAAGCAAGCATATGCACATGCTATTAAACATAAATTTGACTTTGTGGCTAGATTAAATAAAGTTAACTTTGCTAATTTAGATACCAAAGCAAATGTAGACTTACTTTTAGGAGATGCATCTTTTGTAGATCAAAATACATTAAAAGTGCAATCACTTGATCAAGAACACTTGATTCAAGCAGATAAAATTATTATCAACACTGGTGCTAAATCTCGTGATATTAACTTACCAGGTAGAAACAACCCTAACGTTTTACTTAGTGATCAAATTTTAGATTTAGATGTATTACCAGAAAAATTGCTTGTTATTGGAGCTGGATTTATCGGTTTAGAATTTGCTACTTACTTTAATAACTTCGGAACAAAAGTAACTATTGCTCAAAACAACAATTTATTCATGCCTTCTGAAGATGAATCAGATGCTAAAGCAGTATTAGAACAAATGCAAAAACAAGGAATTGAATTTGTGTTTAACGCTAACATTGAAGGTTTTGAGGAATCTCAAAATGGAGTTAATGTAAAAATTAACGGTGAATTACACAACTTTGACAAAGTGCTTGTGTCAGTGGGTAGAACTCCAAATTATGATGGATTGAATTTAGAAGCTGCTGGAGTTGAAGTTAAAAACTATGCTGTAGCTGTAAATGAAAAATTACAAACCTCACAATCACACATTTGAGCCGTAGGAGATGTTAAGGGAGGAGCTCAATTTACCTATATTTCTCTAGATGACAGTAGAATTGTATTGCCACAAATTTTAGGTAAAGAAGTTGAATATAATTTAACAAATAGAACTAATGTGCCTTTTACATCATTTATTGATCCTGAATATGCGCGTACTGGTTTAAACGAAAAACAAGCTAAAGCTTTAAATATTAATTACACAGTTAAAATGCTTCCAACAGCAAAAATTCCTAAAGCTCATGTAATTGATGAGCTTGCTGGATTTTCAAAAGTGTTAATTGATGAAAATGGTTATATCATTGGTGCAACCTTGTTCCACTATCAAGCTGCCGAAATGATTAACATTTTATCGCTTGCAATTTCTAAAAAACTTAAATATCAAGAACTAAGAGATTTTATTTACACTCACCCTATTTTTACTGAATCTTTAAACGAACTTCTTGATTAA
- a CDS encoding site-specific DNA-methyltransferase, producing MSQIKEILNQYLLKVDEISKSNLNLDQKELIKEILRTIAQKEDATEEMLQNVYQLLIQRVKIGFTFDAAPTAKVDTIAYLKKNEELSFKLNDSNLEHTLIIGENYDALKNLLFIEGERERESVNARYDVIYIDPPYNTEHSLAEGNFIANDKDFIKNKKFIYRDKFSRNGWLNLMNERLLLAKQLLKNDGIILISINDHEHAYLKVLMDEVFGEENFICNLTWQNTTGSNDAKFIKTTFEYVLLYAKDINVVKINKKPADIHNKKFKLKDKHFDRRGLYYLTKLDNASHRWSKSLDYCFEYNKIKYYPGGSEKRWLDRKNGIRAEKDWTWMWEKDHLEWGIKNDYIVFDKNSIKVKSYQFVDNWDNLKSKTSLFENFVPNDKRVKNSVGTNEQKAIFGKKVFDHPKPVNLMVYLLNLHPNKNARVLDFFAGSGTTGHAVLELNKSDEGNRIFTLITNDENKIGKNITFERLYRINIGKGSNGENIDWINTNNPFNQNLNTYGVLYSNISLSKTNKVESLLNEIQKMLNDFNIKITISELNNIIPKLRSLLPISSKGEEDE from the coding sequence ATGAGTCAAATTAAAGAAATTTTAAATCAATATCTACTCAAAGTAGATGAGATTTCAAAATCAAATTTAAATTTAGATCAAAAAGAATTAATTAAAGAAATTTTAAGAACTATTGCTCAAAAAGAAGACGCAACTGAAGAAATGTTGCAAAATGTTTACCAACTTTTAATCCAAAGGGTAAAAATTGGATTTACTTTTGACGCAGCACCAACTGCTAAGGTAGATACTATCGCATATTTAAAGAAAAATGAAGAATTATCATTTAAATTAAATGATTCAAATTTAGAACACACCTTAATTATCGGTGAAAATTATGATGCTCTTAAAAACCTATTATTTATAGAAGGAGAGAGAGAGAGAGAGAGCGTTAACGCTCGTTATGATGTAATTTACATCGATCCTCCTTATAATACTGAACATTCTCTTGCTGAAGGTAATTTCATTGCTAACGACAAAGACTTTATCAAAAATAAAAAGTTTATTTATCGTGATAAGTTTAGTCGAAATGGCTGATTGAACTTGATGAACGAAAGATTGCTTTTGGCTAAACAACTTTTGAAAAACGATGGAATTATTTTGATTTCTATTAACGATCATGAACATGCTTATTTAAAAGTATTGATGGACGAGGTGTTTGGTGAAGAAAATTTTATTTGCAATTTGACTTGACAGAACACTACCGGTTCAAACGACGCCAAATTTATTAAAACTACTTTTGAATATGTTCTTTTATATGCAAAAGATATAAATGTAGTTAAAATAAACAAAAAACCTGCAGATATACATAACAAAAAATTCAAATTAAAAGACAAACATTTTGACAGAAGGGGATTATATTATTTAACCAAATTAGATAACGCTTCACATAGATGAAGCAAATCTTTAGATTATTGCTTTGAGTATAACAAAATTAAATATTATCCAGGAGGAAGCGAAAAAAGGTGACTTGATAGAAAAAATGGAATACGTGCAGAAAAAGATTGAACATGAATGTGAGAAAAAGATCACTTAGAATGAGGAATAAAAAACGATTATATCGTTTTCGATAAAAACAGTATAAAGGTTAAAAGTTATCAATTTGTTGATAACTGAGATAATTTAAAAAGCAAAACTTCCTTGTTTGAAAACTTCGTGCCAAATGACAAAAGAGTAAAAAATTCAGTCGGTACAAACGAACAAAAAGCGATTTTCGGAAAAAAAGTGTTTGACCATCCTAAGCCAGTGAATTTAATGGTTTACCTTTTAAATTTGCATCCAAATAAAAATGCTCGAGTTTTAGATTTTTTTGCAGGATCAGGAACCACCGGACATGCTGTGTTAGAATTAAACAAAAGTGATGAAGGGAATAGAATTTTTACTTTAATAACAAATGATGAAAATAAGATTGGGAAAAATATTACATTTGAAAGGCTTTATAGAATAAACATCGGGAAAGGTTCAAATGGAGAAAATATTGATTGAATAAATACAAATAATCCATTTAATCAAAATTTAAATACATACGGAGTACTTTATTCAAATATATCCTTAAGTAAGACGAATAAAGTTGAATCATTATTAAATGAAATTCAAAAAATGCTTAATGATTTTAATATAAAAATTACTATTTCCGAACTCAACAACATTATTCCTAAACTTAGATCATTATTGCCTATTTCATCGAAAGGTGAAGAAGATGAGTAA
- the deoC gene encoding deoxyribose-phosphate aldolase yields the protein MNYNKMIDHTFLKAEATHKDIDKLVDEAKEYGFKTVCVNSAYVKYAKEKLQGSDIGITSVVGFPLGAMITQAKAFEAKLAIDHGADEIDMVINIGKFKQGEYEYVLNDIKKVKEACGSKVLKVIIETALLTTEEIKKATEIVMKSGAEFIKTSTGFSYRGATLEDVQTMKSVCGDSLLIKAAGGISNMDDLVAMYNAGATRFGTSRSVAIVSGKSAKGGY from the coding sequence ATGAATTACAACAAAATGATTGATCATACATTTTTAAAAGCTGAAGCAACACACAAAGACATTGACAAGCTTGTGGATGAAGCTAAAGAATATGGATTTAAAACTGTATGTGTAAATTCAGCATATGTAAAATATGCTAAAGAAAAATTACAAGGTAGTGACATTGGTATCACTTCTGTGGTCGGATTTCCTCTTGGGGCTATGATTACTCAAGCTAAAGCTTTTGAAGCTAAATTAGCAATTGACCATGGTGCTGATGAAATTGACATGGTGATTAACATCGGAAAATTCAAGCAAGGTGAATACGAATATGTTTTAAATGACATTAAAAAAGTTAAAGAAGCATGTGGAAGTAAAGTACTTAAAGTAATTATTGAAACTGCTCTTTTAACTACTGAAGAAATTAAAAAAGCTACCGAAATTGTTATGAAATCAGGAGCTGAATTTATTAAAACCTCAACTGGATTTAGCTACCGTGGAGCTACTTTAGAAGATGTGCAAACAATGAAAAGCGTTTGTGGAGATTCTTTATTAATTAAAGCTGCTGGTGGAATTTCAAATATGGATGATTTAGTGGCGATGTATAATGCTGGAGCAACTCGTTTTGGAACCAGCCGTTCAGTAGCTATTGTTAGTGGAAAAAGCGCCAAAGGCGGATATTAA
- a CDS encoding pyrimidine-nucleoside phosphorylase, with protein sequence MRVVDIIDKKRHNLELSNEEIKFLITSYVEGKTPDYQMSAFLMAVVFNSMNAREIATMTKYMMHSGDVIDLSSIPGIKVDKHSTGGIGDKTTLAVAPIIAALGAPVAKMSGRGLGHTGGTIDKLESIPGFNVELSESDFKAQVKEHLIAVIGQSGSLVPADKKLYALRDVTATVESIPLIASSIMSKKLATGADAILLDVKCGNGAFMKDLASAKELATTMINIGKELNVDVRAEITNMSRPIGREIGNKNEVLEAILTLKGQGPQDFNELVYSSCATILEQAKIASSHEQALEMVKEAIKSGKALDKFYEFIALQGGDVKALQDPNFWAPKYKLEVISDQEGYLEIFDALTFGIVSMKLGAGRATKEDSIDFEAGITLNKKTNELVQKGDVLFTLYSSKEIDPTLVNELKEGYKFNKQPIENKIILDKLA encoded by the coding sequence ATGCGTGTAGTTGATATTATTGATAAAAAACGCCACAACTTAGAATTAAGTAATGAAGAAATTAAGTTTTTAATTACTTCATACGTAGAAGGTAAAACACCTGATTATCAAATGAGCGCTTTTTTAATGGCGGTTGTATTTAATTCAATGAATGCTCGTGAAATTGCAACTATGACCAAATACATGATGCATTCAGGAGATGTTATTGATTTAAGTTCAATTCCTGGAATTAAAGTAGATAAACACTCTACTGGTGGAATTGGAGATAAAACTACTTTAGCAGTAGCACCAATTATTGCTGCTTTAGGAGCTCCTGTAGCAAAAATGTCAGGAAGAGGACTAGGTCACACAGGAGGGACAATTGATAAACTCGAATCAATTCCTGGATTTAATGTTGAGCTTAGCGAAAGCGACTTCAAAGCACAAGTTAAGGAGCATTTAATTGCGGTTATTGGTCAAAGTGGTTCACTTGTGCCTGCTGACAAAAAACTGTATGCTCTTAGAGACGTAACAGCTACTGTTGAATCTATCCCTTTAATTGCTTCAAGTATTATGAGTAAAAAATTAGCTACTGGTGCTGATGCAATTTTACTGGATGTTAAATGTGGTAATGGAGCATTCATGAAAGATTTAGCTTCTGCCAAAGAATTAGCTACCACAATGATTAACATCGGTAAAGAATTAAATGTTGATGTTAGAGCTGAAATTACTAATATGTCAAGACCAATTGGTCGTGAAATCGGAAATAAAAATGAAGTTCTCGAAGCTATTTTAACCCTTAAAGGACAAGGTCCTCAAGACTTTAATGAATTAGTATATTCTTCATGTGCAACTATTTTAGAACAAGCTAAAATTGCCTCTTCACATGAACAAGCTTTAGAAATGGTAAAAGAAGCAATTAAAAGTGGTAAAGCATTAGATAAATTCTATGAATTTATTGCTTTACAAGGTGGAGATGTTAAAGCGCTTCAAGATCCTAACTTTTGAGCTCCAAAATACAAATTAGAAGTTATTAGTGATCAAGAAGGCTATTTAGAAATTTTTGATGCTTTAACTTTTGGAATTGTTTCAATGAAATTAGGTGCTGGAAGAGCAACTAAAGAAGATTCAATTGATTTTGAAGCTGGAATTACTTTAAACAAAAAAACTAATGAATTGGTTCAAAAAGGTGATGTATTATTTACTTTATACTCTTCAAAAGAAATTGATCCAACATTAGTAAACGAACTTAAAGAAGGTTACAAATTTAATAAACAACCAATTGAAAACAAAATTATTTTGGATAAATTGGCATAA
- a CDS encoding DEAD/DEAH box helicase family protein: MSNFKYKLSNSQENTVSNLFNYWKNRNNDHEHKKVNFKAPTGSGKTFIIANFIDRVISNNFTNKKIFFLVATISVAELPKQLEYKFNIYKNFLQNNSINILYVNSPSNEETKTKDKNLNLSYKNTDVMIVGKSSFGSGRIYSETGVFEALLDEIKNDPSVDLIYIRDEAHIGTKLTKSNNNKKNSNETNDEKELENLNNFEKLVSDVASFSVHMTATPTSNENLVEITEEDIFDDDIILLKRNSIFNIDLENAESLDDIFLLEKACERFKILKKEYGNEKQEPGLLGINPAMLIQVRSRKKDKDLKPEEEDKYDLVVTEYIKIIEKHGLTWAKYFSENKTSSNTREKITLNTLSDNSSSIDVIIFKVGPATGWDIPRACMLVQLRKVFSESLNIQTIGRIKRNPNPQFKFSSNSVALNYYIYSNATSTINKKTDYWRLKKKIAKQNYSVPIGQLVYNLTTINFDKTSYAKKLSEIINYTNINHEFDYLLKYYDTHGYIIGEERNYNIGNGQTKTYIVSKLLNQLDLRFYVNYQKKELNKYFNMFNESFLEDIYKSLSQKINNDIFSYDIFEYIVYKKLMPLIIEQFKYYTKLANSNISNDSYNLGFKDIPELFYQSVDLAMLELENKNIKALNQVNTKSDEFKSFAYEKISTKGDKKLYLDSSAEQKFFSLITTILKERNKVKEKVTLWSINPKLVGSSFDYLETQEDNTIRKSYPDTFFLINAKHALFVEIKSGNSDIDSNKTQNLLNSYENYVKSFKNATQSDVKSLTMIICKVNENSYFVKLDGYSSIDKVNDFLKNDDGVHLDSFFELFED, translated from the coding sequence ATGAGTAATTTTAAGTATAAATTATCTAATTCACAAGAAAATACTGTATCCAATTTATTTAATTATTGAAAAAATAGGAACAATGATCACGAACACAAAAAAGTAAATTTTAAAGCTCCAACCGGAAGCGGTAAAACATTTATAATAGCAAACTTTATTGATAGAGTAATTTCGAATAACTTTACCAATAAAAAAATATTCTTTTTAGTAGCTACTATTTCAGTTGCCGAATTGCCTAAACAATTAGAATATAAATTTAATATATATAAGAATTTCTTACAAAATAACAGTATTAACATTTTGTATGTAAATTCTCCTTCTAATGAAGAAACAAAGACAAAAGACAAAAATTTAAATTTAAGCTATAAAAATACCGATGTAATGATAGTCGGAAAATCTTCATTTGGATCAGGAAGAATTTATTCTGAAACGGGAGTTTTCGAAGCGTTATTAGATGAAATAAAAAACGATCCTAGCGTAGATCTGATTTACATTCGTGACGAAGCACACATTGGAACAAAACTAACAAAATCAAATAATAATAAAAAGAATTCTAACGAAACTAATGATGAAAAGGAACTCGAAAATCTTAATAATTTTGAAAAATTAGTGTCTGATGTTGCTTCCTTTTCTGTCCATATGACTGCAACTCCTACATCAAATGAAAATTTAGTAGAAATAACCGAAGAAGACATTTTTGATGACGATATTATTCTTCTGAAAAGAAACAGCATTTTTAATATAGATTTGGAAAATGCTGAATCATTAGATGATATTTTTCTTTTAGAAAAAGCATGTGAAAGATTTAAAATTTTAAAAAAAGAATATGGAAATGAAAAACAAGAGCCTGGTTTACTAGGAATTAATCCTGCAATGTTAATACAAGTACGAAGCAGAAAAAAAGATAAAGATCTAAAACCTGAAGAAGAGGACAAATACGATCTCGTAGTTACAGAATATATTAAAATAATCGAAAAGCACGGATTAACTTGAGCTAAATATTTCAGTGAAAATAAGACTTCTTCAAACACTAGAGAAAAAATAACTCTAAACACACTTTCTGATAATAGTTCTTCTATAGATGTTATCATATTTAAAGTGGGTCCTGCAACAGGTTGAGATATACCTCGTGCTTGCATGCTTGTTCAACTACGTAAGGTGTTTTCAGAATCTTTAAACATACAAACAATCGGGAGAATAAAAAGAAACCCAAACCCTCAATTTAAATTTTCAAGTAATAGTGTTGCCTTAAATTATTATATATATTCAAATGCCACATCTACCATTAACAAAAAGACCGATTATTGAAGACTTAAGAAAAAAATCGCAAAGCAGAATTATTCTGTTCCTATCGGACAATTAGTTTACAATTTAACAACAATTAATTTTGATAAAACTTCTTATGCAAAAAAACTTTCTGAAATAATAAACTATACTAACATAAATCACGAATTTGATTATTTACTTAAATATTATGATACTCACGGATATATCATAGGAGAAGAGAGAAATTATAATATTGGAAATGGTCAAACCAAAACTTATATTGTTTCAAAATTATTAAATCAATTAGACTTAAGATTTTATGTAAATTACCAAAAAAAAGAATTAAACAAATATTTTAATATGTTTAATGAATCTTTTTTAGAGGATATTTACAAAAGTTTGTCTCAAAAAATTAATAACGACATTTTTTCATATGACATTTTCGAATATATTGTTTATAAAAAACTGATGCCTTTAATTATCGAGCAGTTTAAATACTATACAAAACTAGCAAATAGTAATATATCAAATGATTCTTACAATTTAGGTTTTAAAGATATTCCTGAATTATTTTATCAATCCGTTGATTTAGCAATGCTTGAGTTAGAAAACAAAAACATAAAGGCACTTAATCAGGTAAACACTAAATCAGATGAATTTAAAAGTTTTGCGTATGAAAAAATCAGTACTAAGGGAGATAAAAAACTTTACTTAGACTCTTCTGCTGAACAAAAGTTTTTTTCATTAATTACAACCATATTAAAAGAAAGAAACAAAGTTAAAGAAAAAGTAACTTTATGAAGTATCAATCCCAAATTAGTTGGTTCATCTTTTGATTATTTAGAAACACAAGAGGATAATACAATTAGAAAATCTTATCCTGATACATTCTTTTTAATTAATGCTAAACATGCTTTATTTGTTGAAATAAAAAGCGGAAATTCAGATATAGATAGCAATAAAACTCAGAATTTATTAAATTCGTATGAAAATTATGTTAAATCCTTTAAAAATGCAACACAATCAGATGTGAAATCTCTAACAATGATCATTTGTAAAGTTAATGAAAACAGTTATTTTGTCAAATTAGATGGTTATAGTTCAATTGATAAGGTTAATGATTTTCTTAAAAATGATGATGGTGTACATTTAGATTCATTTTTTGAACTATTTGAAGATTAA
- the metK gene encoding methionine adenosyltransferase yields the protein MRKLFTSESVGRGHPDKVCDQISDAILDSYLTLDPYAKVAIETLASGNMIVIAGEVNSNVDIDVIDIAKNILRKLGYYSYKTSIIVDIKEQSSDIHQGVELGSEKGQELGAGDQGIMFGYATNETPEYMPLAIMLAHEIVKTADKLRESGQFKWAKADMKSQVTLDYTNPNKTTIDTILFSIQHSPKYNKEEFENYIKNNVVGEVLKKYNMEAPDKLLINPTGNFVIGGPIGDTGLTGRKIIVDTYGGAARHGGGAFSGKDATKVDRSAAYAARWIAKNVVAAKLADKIEIQIAYSIGVAKPVSVMVESFGTNKVPNELIEQAINELFDLTPKGIIESLDLRKPKYLQTAYYGHFGRTDVDLTWERLDKVEQLQEYVQKHLNK from the coding sequence ATGAGAAAATTATTTACTAGCGAATCAGTAGGTAGAGGTCACCCCGACAAAGTATGTGACCAAATTTCTGATGCAATTTTAGATTCATATTTAACATTGGATCCATATGCGAAAGTAGCTATTGAAACTTTAGCATCCGGAAATATGATTGTTATTGCTGGTGAGGTTAATTCTAATGTGGATATTGATGTAATTGACATTGCTAAAAATATTTTAAGAAAACTGGGATATTATTCATATAAAACCAGTATTATCGTTGACATTAAAGAGCAATCAAGCGACATTCACCAAGGGGTGGAACTTGGTAGCGAAAAAGGACAAGAACTCGGAGCTGGAGACCAAGGAATTATGTTTGGATATGCAACTAATGAAACTCCAGAATATATGCCACTAGCAATTATGCTTGCTCACGAAATTGTAAAAACAGCTGATAAATTAAGAGAAAGTGGTCAATTTAAATGAGCTAAAGCAGACATGAAATCACAAGTGACTTTAGATTACACAAATCCTAATAAAACAACCATTGATACTATTTTATTTAGTATTCAACATTCTCCAAAATACAACAAAGAAGAGTTTGAAAACTACATCAAAAATAATGTTGTAGGAGAAGTGCTTAAAAAATACAATATGGAAGCTCCAGATAAATTATTAATTAATCCAACTGGAAACTTTGTAATTGGTGGACCAATTGGTGATACAGGATTAACCGGAAGAAAAATTATTGTTGATACTTACGGAGGAGCGGCTCGTCATGGTGGAGGAGCTTTCTCAGGAAAAGACGCCACTAAAGTGGACCGTTCAGCAGCGTATGCTGCTCGCTGAATTGCTAAAAATGTCGTAGCAGCAAAGTTAGCTGATAAAATTGAAATTCAAATTGCTTATTCTATTGGAGTTGCTAAACCAGTTTCAGTAATGGTTGAATCATTTGGAACCAACAAAGTCCCAAATGAACTAATTGAACAAGCTATTAATGAACTTTTTGATTTAACTCCTAAAGGAATTATTGAATCACTTGATTTAAGAAAACCAAAATACTTACAAACTGCTTATTATGGTCACTTTGGAAGAACTGATGTTGATTTAACTTGAGAGAGACTTGATAAAGTAGAACAATTACAAGAATATGTCCAAAAACATTTAAATAAGTAA
- a CDS encoding antibiotic biosynthesis monooxygenase: protein MIFAKASLYQVNEEKLKGFIDYLYVLTKKTRMLANNLSFEYGFNGKEVILIERWTNASDYENHIKTEEYSKELSTLAKMSKNVTVLYQMETLS from the coding sequence ATGATCTTTGCTAAAGCATCACTTTATCAAGTCAATGAAGAAAAGCTAAAAGGTTTTATTGACTATTTATATGTTCTTACTAAGAAGACCCGTATGCTTGCGAATAATTTATCATTTGAATACGGCTTTAATGGCAAAGAAGTTATTCTAATTGAAAGATGAACAAATGCTTCAGATTACGAAAATCACATCAAAACTGAAGAATACTCAAAAGAACTTTCAACTTTAGCGAAAATGTCAAAAAATGTAACCGTTTTATATCAAATGGAGACACTATCATAA
- the deoD gene encoding purine-nucleoside phosphorylase, giving the protein MTPHINAKKGEIAKTVIMPGDPLRAKFIAETYLDPGYKLVNSVRNMFMYTGTYKGKPVTIAGSGMGCPSIGIYSYELFKFYDVDTILRIGSAGSYLKELGLYEVVLATEAYADGDAFRRIALGKEGNVAYPSTEVNEELQSIAQKLGVKLNLGRVHSSDVFYSALSVEERIKLSESICVEMESYALFTNAEATGKKAACLLTISDNLITHEETSAQERQTAFTKMMEIALNLAK; this is encoded by the coding sequence ATGACACCACACATTAATGCAAAAAAAGGCGAAATTGCTAAAACAGTAATTATGCCAGGAGATCCACTTAGAGCAAAATTTATTGCTGAAACTTATTTAGATCCTGGATATAAATTAGTTAATTCAGTAAGAAATATGTTTATGTACACTGGTACTTACAAAGGGAAACCAGTTACTATTGCCGGAAGTGGAATGGGTTGTCCATCAATTGGAATTTATTCATATGAATTGTTTAAGTTCTATGATGTTGACACCATCCTCAGAATTGGTTCAGCTGGTTCTTACCTTAAAGAACTAGGACTTTATGAAGTTGTTCTTGCAACTGAAGCTTATGCTGATGGAGATGCTTTTAGAAGAATTGCTTTAGGAAAAGAAGGGAACGTTGCTTACCCTTCAACTGAAGTAAATGAAGAACTTCAAAGCATTGCCCAAAAATTGGGTGTAAAACTTAATTTAGGAAGAGTACACTCTTCAGATGTGTTTTATTCAGCTTTATCTGTGGAAGAAAGAATTAAACTTTCAGAGTCAATTTGTGTTGAAATGGAATCATATGCTTTATTTACTAATGCAGAAGCAACTGGTAAAAAAGCCGCTTGCTTATTAACCATTTCAGATAATTTAATCACTCATGAAGAAACTTCTGCACAAGAAAGACAAACAGCATTTACAAAAATGATGGAGATTGCTTTAAATTTAGCAAAATAA